Proteins from one Plasmodium cynomolgi strain B DNA, scaffold: 1462, whole genome shotgun sequence genomic window:
- a CDS encoding hypothetical protein (putative), translated as MDFEHFKKIKLIFDYFKDYDKSIQDLDKHKGFCSQEYYDFFTKYVDNYKELHEECITKYQQNKYFCNEFRKHGGTKYPNELEYSPGVGPGTKVQQLSVIEPEEHLRTQASLGYNVDDLTPGKTITSDDKTTSITSKSINSVVSVAGILVPSYLAYKVIITQ; from the exons ATGGAttttgaacattttaaaaaaattaaattaatttttgattattttaaagattATGATAAATCTATACAGGATTTAGACAAACATAAAGGCTTTTGTAGCCAAGAATACTATGATTTCTTTACAAAATATGTCGATAATTATAAGGAGTTACATGAAGAGTGTATTACAAAATATCAAcagaataaatatttttgtaatgaatTTC GTAAACACGGGGGTACAAAATATCCAAATGAATTAGAATACAGTCCTGGAGTAGGACCAGGAACAAAAGTACAACAATTATCAGTAATAGAACCAGAAGAACATTTAAGAACCCAAGCCTCATTAGGATATAATGTAGATGATTTAACTCCTGGAAAAACTATTACTTCGGATGATAAAACAACTTCTATAACATCTAAAAGTATCAATAGTGTTGTCTCAGTTGCTGGAATATTAGTCCCTTCTTATCTAGCGTACAAAGTAATTATAACtcaataa